A genomic segment from Vicinamibacterales bacterium encodes:
- a CDS encoding pseudaminic acid biosynthesis-associated methylase, producing MAKSNHGTPQEEFWAGNFGTDYIARNRSEQLLASNLQFFSRALQQAGAITSCLELGANIGMNLRALKLLYPSMAMAAAEVNPEAARQLAEFIGPANVFAGSLYDYPIDGTVDLTLSKGVLIHLHPDKLATAYDKLYLASHRYVLVCEYYNPSPVAIPYRGHSDRLFKRDFAGEMLDAYPALKLVDYGFSYRRDPAFPQDDITWFLLEKNA from the coding sequence ATGGCCAAATCCAATCACGGCACGCCCCAGGAGGAGTTCTGGGCCGGAAACTTCGGCACCGACTACATCGCCCGGAACCGGAGCGAGCAACTGCTGGCGTCAAATCTCCAATTCTTCTCACGGGCCTTGCAGCAAGCGGGCGCCATAACCTCCTGCCTCGAGCTCGGCGCCAACATCGGGATGAACCTGCGGGCACTCAAGCTACTCTATCCGTCGATGGCGATGGCCGCGGCCGAGGTGAACCCCGAAGCCGCCCGGCAGCTGGCCGAGTTCATAGGGCCGGCCAACGTGTTCGCGGGCTCCCTGTATGACTATCCCATCGACGGCACGGTGGACCTCACGCTGAGCAAGGGCGTGTTGATCCACCTCCACCCCGACAAGCTCGCGACCGCGTACGACAAGCTGTACCTCGCCTCGCACCGCTACGTCCTGGTGTGCGAGTACTACAACCCGTCGCCGGTGGCGATTCCGTACCGCGGCCACAGCGACCGGTTGTTCAAGCGCGACTTCGCCGGTGAGATGCTCGACGCCTATCCGGCGCTGAAGCTCGTCGACTACGGCTTTTCCTATCGTCGCGATCCGGCCTTTCCGCAAGACGACATCACTTGGTTTCTGTTGGAGAAGAACGCCTAG
- the pseF gene encoding pseudaminic acid cytidylyltransferase, translated as MKLAVIPARGGSKRIPRKNIRTFCGKPMLAWSIEAARASGLFDHILVSTDAAEIGQVAADWGAEVPFVRPAELSGDFAGTTEVIAHATQWALDQGWPVTAVCCLYPAAPLVQVEDLTSGADLLDSGTWAYAFVATEYPAPIFRSFKALPGGGVEMFFPEHFATRSQDLPVALHDAGQFYWGTVAAWLEHRPIFDRHSVPILVPRWRVQDIDTLDDWRRAELLFRLLKDNQ; from the coding sequence GTGAAGCTTGCCGTCATTCCGGCCCGTGGCGGGAGCAAGCGCATTCCGCGCAAGAACATCCGGACCTTCTGCGGAAAGCCGATGCTCGCCTGGTCCATCGAGGCGGCGAGAGCCTCGGGCCTGTTCGACCACATCCTCGTGTCCACGGACGCCGCCGAGATCGGCCAGGTGGCGGCCGACTGGGGAGCCGAGGTCCCGTTCGTGCGACCGGCGGAACTCTCCGGCGACTTTGCCGGCACCACCGAGGTGATCGCGCACGCCACCCAATGGGCGCTGGACCAGGGATGGCCCGTCACGGCGGTGTGTTGCCTGTACCCGGCCGCGCCGCTCGTGCAGGTCGAGGATCTCACGAGCGGCGCCGACCTCCTCGATTCGGGGACGTGGGCCTACGCGTTCGTTGCCACCGAGTACCCGGCGCCGATCTTCCGATCATTCAAAGCCCTACCCGGTGGCGGCGTCGAGATGTTCTTTCCCGAGCACTTCGCCACCCGCTCACAAGACCTGCCGGTGGCGCTGCATGACGCCGGGCAGTTCTACTGGGGAACCGTGGCCGCGTGGCTGGAGCACCGGCCGATCTTCGATCGACATTCGGTCCCGATCCTCGTGCCGCGCTGGCGCGTGCAGGACATCGACACACTCGACGACTGGCGGCGGGCCGAACTCTTATTCAGGTTACTGAAGGACAATCAATAG
- the pseC gene encoding UDP-4-amino-4,6-dideoxy-N-acetyl-beta-L-altrosamine transaminase: MIPYGRQDISEADIEAVVAVLRSDFLTQGTVVPAFEAAVARYCGAHHAVAVNSATSALHIACLALGVGPGDWVWTSPITFVASANCARYCGALVDFVDIDPTTCNMSVHRLEEKLRQAETEGRLPKVVIPVHLSGQPCDMAAILALGKRYGFRIIEDASHAIGGRYQGEPIGSGRFSDITVFSFHPVKVVTTGEGGMALTNDGALAAHMRRLRSHGITREPADMTREPDGPWYYQQLELGFNYRLTDIHAALGLSQMQRLETFVARRHAVADLYDADLARLPVDIPAKVPDTRSGLHLYVVRLRLSEIGASHRQVFDAMRAAGIGVNLHYIPVYLQPYYEAIGFKSGYCPQAEAYYAAAISLPMYATLTEPDQRRVIAALAGAVGA; the protein is encoded by the coding sequence ATGATTCCCTACGGTCGCCAGGATATCTCCGAAGCGGACATCGAGGCCGTGGTGGCGGTCTTGCGCTCCGACTTCCTCACCCAGGGGACGGTTGTTCCGGCGTTCGAGGCCGCGGTCGCCCGTTACTGCGGCGCGCACCATGCGGTCGCCGTCAACAGCGCGACGAGCGCCCTGCACATTGCGTGTCTGGCCCTGGGAGTGGGGCCCGGCGATTGGGTGTGGACCAGCCCCATCACCTTCGTCGCCAGCGCCAACTGTGCGAGGTACTGCGGCGCGCTGGTGGATTTCGTGGACATCGATCCCACGACCTGCAACATGAGCGTGCACCGGCTGGAGGAGAAGCTCCGGCAGGCCGAGACCGAGGGCCGGCTGCCAAAGGTTGTGATCCCCGTGCACCTGAGCGGCCAACCGTGTGACATGGCGGCGATCCTGGCATTGGGCAAACGGTACGGCTTCCGAATCATCGAAGACGCCAGCCATGCCATAGGCGGCCGGTATCAGGGTGAACCGATTGGCAGCGGCCGCTTCAGCGACATCACGGTGTTCAGCTTCCATCCGGTCAAGGTGGTCACCACTGGGGAAGGCGGGATGGCGCTGACCAACGACGGGGCGCTGGCCGCGCACATGCGACGGCTCAGAAGTCATGGGATCACACGCGAGCCCGCCGACATGACGCGCGAACCCGATGGGCCGTGGTACTACCAGCAGCTGGAACTCGGCTTCAACTATCGCTTGACGGACATCCACGCCGCCCTGGGCCTCAGCCAGATGCAGCGGCTGGAGACCTTCGTGGCCAGGCGGCACGCGGTCGCCGACCTTTACGATGCCGACCTCGCCCGCCTGCCGGTTGATATTCCTGCAAAGGTGCCTGACACCCGGTCGGGCCTCCACCTCTACGTAGTGCGCCTGCGATTGTCGGAAATTGGTGCCAGCCATCGGCAGGTGTTCGACGCGATGCGCGCGGCCGGCATCGGCGTGAACCTGCACTACATTCCCGTCTACTTGCAGCCCTACTACGAGGCGATCGGATTCAAGTCCGGCTATTGCCCACAGGCCGAGGCCTACTACGCCGCCGCGATCAGTCTGCCGATGTACGCCACGTTGACCGAGCCGGATCAACGGCGCGTCATTGCGGCACTGGCGGGAGCCGTCGGCGCGTGA
- the pseB gene encoding UDP-N-acetylglucosamine 4,6-dehydratase (inverting): MLSNKSILITGGTGSFGKAFVKTVLARHPDIRRLVVYSRDELKQFEMAQQFPDSRYQGLRYFIGDVRDEDRLRRAMEGIDVVIHAAALKQVPTAEYNPFECIKTNVLGAQNVIEACLDTNVQRVVALSTDKAAAPINLYGATKLCSDKLFVAANNIKGHRDIRFSVVRYGNVMGSRGSVIPFFLERRSSGVLPITDPAMTRFNISLEEGVDMVLWSLENAWGGEVLVPKIPSYRITDLAMAIGPECDHPVVGVRAGEKVDEEMITASDSLNTVDMGAYYAILPSGATYSVAEYCAATGAKPVEPGFSYQSGNNPRFLTVEELRQLIHTHVGVRV; this comes from the coding sequence ATGCTTAGCAACAAGTCCATTCTCATCACCGGCGGCACGGGCTCGTTCGGCAAGGCCTTCGTCAAGACCGTCCTTGCTCGCCACCCCGACATCAGGCGCCTCGTCGTCTATTCCCGCGACGAGCTCAAGCAGTTCGAAATGGCCCAGCAGTTTCCGGACAGCCGCTACCAGGGTCTTCGATATTTCATCGGCGACGTCCGCGATGAGGATCGCTTGCGGCGGGCGATGGAAGGCATCGACGTCGTGATTCACGCCGCTGCGCTCAAGCAGGTGCCGACGGCCGAGTACAACCCATTCGAGTGCATCAAGACCAACGTCCTGGGTGCCCAGAACGTGATCGAGGCGTGCCTCGACACCAATGTGCAACGTGTCGTGGCGCTCTCCACGGACAAGGCAGCCGCACCGATCAATCTGTATGGCGCGACGAAGCTCTGCTCGGACAAGCTGTTCGTGGCCGCCAACAACATCAAGGGACATCGGGATATTCGCTTCAGCGTCGTCCGTTACGGCAACGTCATGGGGAGCCGTGGATCCGTGATTCCCTTCTTCCTCGAACGGCGATCGAGCGGCGTGCTTCCGATCACCGACCCGGCGATGACGCGCTTCAACATCAGCCTGGAGGAAGGGGTCGACATGGTGTTGTGGTCGCTCGAGAATGCCTGGGGCGGCGAAGTGCTGGTGCCGAAGATTCCGTCCTATCGCATCACCGACCTGGCCATGGCGATCGGCCCGGAGTGCGACCATCCGGTCGTGGGTGTGCGAGCCGGCGAAAAGGTCGATGAGGAGATGATCACGGCGAGCGACAGCCTCAACACCGTCGATATGGGCGCCTACTACGCCATCCTGCCTTCCGGGGCCACTTACAGCGTTGCCGAATACTGCGCCGCAACCGGCGCCAAGCCGGTGGAGCCGGGGTTCAGCTATCAGAGCGGCAACAACCCGAGATTCTTGACTGTGGAAGAGTTGCGGCAGTTGATCCACACGCATGTCGGTGTTCGCGTATAG